One stretch of Pirellulales bacterium DNA includes these proteins:
- a CDS encoding c-type cytochrome has translation MKKAIASSIAVVVVLGVSLSAVLARPQYKQEFDAKYVKKDSANPAEKTLAEAVATAKCQVCHGKNDKGIEDKKVRNHYGAALGKLVGKNQKDKEKIAAALDEVAKEKSHPDKPNAPAFGELIKEGKLPGGN, from the coding sequence ATGAAGAAAGCTATTGCTTCCTCAATCGCTGTCGTGGTGGTGTTGGGAGTATCGCTGAGCGCGGTGCTCGCTCGTCCCCAATACAAACAAGAGTTCGATGCGAAGTACGTCAAGAAGGACTCCGCCAATCCGGCCGAAAAAACGCTGGCCGAGGCTGTCGCCACGGCCAAATGCCAGGTCTGTCACGGCAAGAACGACAAGGGGATCGAGGACAAGAAGGTGCGCAATCACTACGGCGCCGCTCTCGGCAAGCTGGTGGGCAAGAACCAAAAAGACAAGGAAAAGATCGCCGCGGCACTAGACGAGGTGGCCAAGGAAAAGTCGCACCCCGACAAGCCCAATGCACCAGCATTCGGTGAATTGATCAAAGAAGGCAAATTGCCCGGTGGCAACTAG